The Henningerozyma blattae CBS 6284 chromosome 6, complete genome genomic interval atttatgaataatattgatgggaattataataatgatattaatgaatgCTCAATCTGCTTAATGTGATAATTCATTAAGTTTATCTCATATTGATTttgttataataatttatttttccaatCAAGAGGTTATGGAAATATATGTCtatattaaattgatttttttgaattaaatatgaaatacgcttttattcaataaaatGTGATACTACAAACATTATGACATCATATATGATTGCATATTGAATTAGCTTGTTACGTTTcaataatcatttaaatatcaaaatttaattggaatttttttgaaataaaatattaaataagatCTGTCAAAAATAACTATCACGTACGGAAGTATtcgaaaattatttgaataattgtAAGAGACGTTTTTTCACTGTTTGTATTATACAtttctatatttaaatatgtttatattatttttttaaaagtcttaaattattaatattaatattaatattaatattattattattattaaaagtgacaatgaatatttaaatatatatttagcTAGGTATATTTATGAATCTTTCAATGGAATACCTCATTAATTCATaggaattaattgaaaaaactgaaattctaaatataCTTGATGCGTATCAGCAATAATCTTATTTGATGGATTTTGGATAACCTGttttatcatcaattaAAGTTTCATTGGTATCTTGTGGACCAGGCCCAACTCTTGTTAATATTACTTTTCtaacattttcaaatagtTTTGAATCAATGTTAATTGATAATCTAGgcttaatattttcagaaTAGTTACTTGTAAAATGTAGTAATTGGTCCTTgccaaatttttcatccCAACCAGGAAGtgctgaaaaaaaagtgtaAATAAATGACATTAATTTTACCTCATTTTTCtctaaataatacaatacaGCATTTGGGCCCGCATCAAAAGTATATGCCACGATAGTTTCATtataaaattcatttattaaatgaattaactTGATGATCATTTTGGAAGTATCagttaaataaaagattggTGGGAACGAATCTAAACAAACTGCATGGAAAGAATTCGAATCCATCATTGTTAAATTGGCAAAAGTCTCAAAATCCTTACTACAAATAGCAGtttgcatttttttaaatctatCTGGGACAATTGAATCGattctttctttaaataaagtCGAAGTTTTAACTGTCAGTTGCATACCGCTTGTTGATggaatatctttttttaaatcacTAACCACCAAGATGGCAGCTTTCATTTCAGGCCAATGCTCTTTGGAGGCTATTTCAAAGGCCTTAGAGTCAGATCCATCCTCTAAGTTACCCATATCCCATGCTACAAAACCACCCAATAAGGATCTACAGGCAGAGCCGGAACCCTTTCTTGCAATAAGAGAAAGATCTGAGCTGctaattttcaattggtATAATTTTGCAATTGTGTAAACCAGAGCTGCAAAGCCAGATGCTGAAGAGGCTAAACCAGCAGCTGTAGGGAAATTGTTTTCAGAAACAATATTTAACCCCAAAGTAGATAATTTGGGTAAAGTCGAATCGTTATCTTCCAGTGCCCTTCTTTGCAAACGTAAATCAATTAAGCAATTGCGTAATctcttattattttctatgGCTTGCTTTTCACCGTTTAACCATAAACTATCATCTACAATATCTTTAGAAGTAGCTACAGATGTAAAAGTTTTTAGATCTTCTTGATCAAGGGTAACTGAAATAGAACTGTTTGTTGGTAAGTTTAATTCGACATCTCTTTTACCCCAATATTTCAAAGTGGCAATATTAACGGGGGCGGTAGAATTTGCTATATAAATTGTC includes:
- the MVD1 gene encoding diphosphomevalonate decarboxylase MVD1 (similar to Saccharomyces cerevisiae MVD1 (YNR043W); ancestral locus Anc_6.362), whose product is MTIYIANSTAPVNIATLKYWGKRDVELNLPTNSSISVTLDQEDLKTFTSVATSKDIVDDSLWLNGEKQAIENNKRLRNCLIDLRLQRRALEDNDSTLPKLSTLGLNIVSENNFPTAAGLASSASGFAALVYTIAKLYQLKISSSDLSLIARKGSGSACRSLLGGFVAWDMGNLEDGSDSKAFEIASKEHWPEMKAAILVVSDLKKDIPSTSGMQLTVKTSTLFKERIDSIVPDRFKKMQTAICSKDFETFANLTMMDSNSFHAVCLDSFPPIFYLTDTSKMIIKLIHLINEFYNETIVAYTFDAGPNAVLYYLEKNEVKLMSFIYTFFSALPGWDEKFGKDQLLHFTSNYSENIKPRLSINIDSKLFENVRKVILTRVGPGPQDTNETLIDDKTGYPKSIK